A single region of the Acidobacteriota bacterium genome encodes:
- a CDS encoding DUF3598 domain-containing protein: MMSIRTEMPLLARHAGDWKGEYIYLDNAGNVLDRHASHLTSVFPEDGSADYHQTNRYTWTDGRTEIHQFPGTYRDGKLYLESERISGYTWEVDDKTIILTWVYKAAPENYLYEMIQLSPCGKHRARTWHWFEHGEIVKRTIIKEQRVQMEG, encoded by the coding sequence ATCATGTCTATCCGTACCGAGATGCCTTTACTTGCCCGTCATGCGGGAGATTGGAAAGGCGAATACATCTATCTTGATAACGCGGGCAACGTGCTCGACCGCCACGCCTCGCACCTGACCAGCGTTTTTCCCGAAGACGGTTCCGCCGATTATCACCAGACGAATCGCTACACCTGGACCGATGGCCGCACCGAAATTCACCAATTCCCCGGCACTTATCGCGACGGCAAACTTTACCTGGAATCCGAACGCATCAGCGGCTACACCTGGGAAGTGGACGACAAGACCATCATCCTGACCTGGGTTTACAAAGCCGCGCCGGAAAATTATCTCTACGAAATGATCCAGCTCAGCCCCTGCGGCAAGCACCGCGCGCGCACCTGGCACTGGTTCGAGCACGGCGAAATCGTCAAACGCACGATCATCAAAGAACAACGTGTGCAAATGGAAGGATAG
- a CDS encoding DinB family protein: MAIKEALLPEFDQEMATTRKVLERLPTDKLEWTPHPRSMAMGRLGTHVGTLYDWMIKTLTLDSFDVAPVDGEPYRLPDFSSTAAIVERFEALGKAARAALAEASDEHLMQPWSLLQGGQTLFTMPRLVVLRSFVFNHLIHHRGQLSLYLRLNDVPVPAIYGPSADEGQM, from the coding sequence ATGGCAATCAAAGAAGCACTCTTACCCGAATTCGATCAGGAAATGGCGACGACACGCAAAGTGCTCGAACGTCTGCCGACCGACAAACTCGAATGGACGCCGCATCCGCGTTCGATGGCGATGGGCCGTCTGGGCACGCACGTCGGCACGCTGTATGACTGGATGATCAAGACGCTTACGCTGGATTCGTTTGATGTCGCTCCGGTGGACGGCGAACCATACCGCCTGCCCGATTTCAGCAGCACCGCCGCCATCGTCGAACGCTTCGAGGCGTTGGGCAAGGCGGCGCGTGCCGCGTTGGCCGAAGCAAGCGATGAACATCTGATGCAGCCGTGGTCGTTGCTGCAAGGCGGACAAACGCTTTTCACCATGCCGCGCCTCGTCGTGTTGCGCAGCTTTGTTTTCAATCACCTGATTCATCATCGCGGGCAATTGAGTTTGTACCTGCGGCTCAACGATGTGCCGGTGCCTGCGATTTATGGCCCATCGGCGGATGAAGGGCAAATGTAG
- a CDS encoding methylmalonyl-CoA carboxyltransferase: MSWQPEVDEIKRRVELAKQLGGAANVARQHDNGRLTVRERIDRLLDPGSFHETGALAGKAVYENGEMVAFTPSNFVCGSGRLDGRRVIVGGDDFTVRGGAADAAIGHKMSYAERMARELRLPMIRLVEGTGGGGSVKTLEMTGRTYVPANPAWDIIVASLSEIPVVSACLGPCAGLGAVRVVHAHFSVMVKNVSQLFVAGPPVVERGVGEKVTKEELGGAHIHAHGSGAVDNEVESEEEAFAQIRRFLSYLPANVWQLPARSDNRDDPQRREEELLSIIPRDRRKTYDIRRLLNLVLDHDSLFELNRYYGKPLVTGLARLHGYPVGVLASDPKQGGGGLDAPASEKMTRFVDLCDTFHLPIVNFVDQPGFLIGTRAERAGTARYGARAMAAAYQATVPWVSIILRRVFGVAGAAHGNAQALNLRYAWPSGDWGSLPIEGGVMAAYKRDIEAAPDPAARTREIETMLNELRSPFRTAEGFGIEELIDPRETRPLLCDWVALAYELLPTELGVKRRGLRP; encoded by the coding sequence TTGAGCTGGCAACCCGAAGTTGACGAAATCAAACGCCGTGTCGAACTCGCCAAACAACTCGGCGGCGCGGCCAACGTGGCGCGCCAGCACGACAATGGGCGTCTCACCGTGCGCGAACGCATTGATCGTTTGCTCGATCCCGGCAGCTTTCACGAAACCGGCGCGCTCGCAGGCAAAGCCGTTTATGAAAACGGCGAGATGGTCGCGTTTACACCGTCGAATTTCGTCTGTGGCAGCGGGCGCCTGGACGGGCGGCGTGTGATCGTGGGCGGCGATGATTTCACCGTGCGCGGTGGCGCGGCGGATGCCGCCATCGGTCACAAGATGAGTTACGCCGAACGCATGGCCCGCGAACTGCGCTTGCCCATGATCCGCCTGGTCGAAGGCACGGGCGGCGGCGGCAGCGTCAAGACACTTGAAATGACAGGCCGCACCTACGTGCCCGCCAATCCCGCCTGGGACATCATCGTCGCCTCGCTGTCAGAAATTCCGGTCGTCTCGGCGTGCCTGGGGCCGTGCGCGGGCCTGGGGGCCGTGCGCGTCGTGCATGCGCACTTTTCGGTGATGGTCAAAAACGTCAGCCAATTGTTCGTGGCTGGCCCGCCCGTGGTCGAACGCGGCGTCGGCGAAAAGGTGACGAAAGAAGAACTCGGCGGCGCGCACATCCACGCACATGGCAGCGGCGCGGTGGATAACGAAGTCGAAAGCGAAGAAGAAGCCTTCGCCCAGATTCGCCGCTTCCTGTCTTATCTGCCCGCGAACGTTTGGCAATTGCCCGCACGTTCAGACAACCGCGACGACCCGCAACGCCGCGAAGAAGAATTGTTATCAATCATTCCGCGCGACCGGCGCAAGACCTACGACATTCGCCGCCTGCTCAACCTCGTACTCGATCATGATTCGCTGTTTGAATTGAATCGCTATTACGGCAAGCCGCTGGTGACAGGCCTGGCGCGCCTGCACGGTTATCCGGTGGGCGTGCTGGCCAGTGATCCCAAACAAGGCGGCGGCGGACTCGATGCGCCTGCTTCGGAAAAGATGACGCGCTTCGTTGACCTCTGCGACACCTTCCATCTGCCCATCGTCAATTTCGTAGACCAGCCCGGCTTCCTGATCGGCACGCGGGCCGAACGCGCGGGCACGGCGCGTTATGGCGCACGCGCGATGGCGGCGGCCTATCAGGCGACGGTGCCGTGGGTTTCGATCATCCTGCGCCGCGTGTTTGGCGTGGCGGGCGCGGCGCACGGCAATGCGCAGGCCTTGAATCTGCGCTACGCCTGGCCGTCGGGCGACTGGGGTTCGCTGCCCATCGAAGGCGGTGTGATGGCCGCCTACAAACGCGACATCGAAGCCGCGCCCGACCCGGCGGCCCGCACGCGTGAGATCGAAACGATGCTGAATGAATTGCGCTCACCCTTCCGCACCGCCGAAGGCTTCGGCATTGAGGAACTCATTGACCCGCGCGAGACGCGGCCTTTGCTGTGCGATTGGGTTGCGTTGGCATACGAATTATTGCCGACCGAATTGGGCGTGAAGCGGCGCGGCTTGCGGCCTTGA
- a CDS encoding LacI family DNA-binding transcriptional regulator, with translation MKKKVTIRDIGNQLGLSAMTISLALRDHPRISAQTKARVLAAMKEMGYRPNRVARALATGKSNLIGVVVPNSSDQYYAEVIRAIEDAARAADYHVLLCNGSYELEHYAERVREMLSLHVQGLIAAPPFTSERPKLPAFWRELERDDFQVVLINRQLRPALFHQVAADYIAGVKLVVAELAARGHRRVAYISGTPAMLPIRQRLTAFRRQAREAGLAQDAALYEYSALTFAGGFEAGQRLWQNNRVKPTAVVAFSDVVAVGLLRFLDQSAIKVPQAVSVVSFDGTPVGAFTHTSLTTVATPMYEIGQRAFQLLLGAMAGAFAAPQSVILPVELKLRESIGTVPPVR, from the coding sequence TTGAAGAAGAAAGTCACGATCCGCGATATTGGAAATCAACTCGGCCTGTCCGCCATGACGATCTCGCTGGCGCTGCGCGATCATCCGCGCATTTCGGCGCAAACCAAGGCCCGTGTACTGGCGGCGATGAAAGAAATGGGCTACCGGCCCAACCGCGTGGCGCGCGCGCTGGCGACGGGCAAATCAAACCTGATCGGCGTCGTCGTGCCCAATAGTTCCGACCAGTATTACGCCGAAGTCATCCGCGCCATTGAGGACGCCGCGCGCGCCGCCGATTATCACGTGTTGCTCTGCAATGGTTCGTATGAGTTGGAGCATTACGCCGAGCGCGTGCGCGAGATGCTGAGCTTGCACGTGCAAGGGCTGATCGCCGCGCCGCCTTTCACCAGCGAACGCCCGAAGCTGCCAGCGTTTTGGCGCGAACTGGAACGCGATGACTTTCAGGTTGTGTTGATCAATCGCCAGTTGCGTCCGGCGCTCTTTCATCAGGTCGCGGCGGATTACATTGCGGGCGTCAAACTGGTCGTCGCCGAACTCGCGGCCCGGGGGCATCGCCGCGTGGCCTATATTTCCGGCACGCCCGCGATGCTGCCGATACGCCAACGCCTGACGGCCTTTCGCCGGCAAGCGCGTGAGGCCGGGCTCGCGCAAGATGCCGCACTTTATGAATACAGCGCGCTGACTTTTGCGGGCGGCTTTGAAGCGGGGCAACGCCTCTGGCAAAACAATCGCGTGAAACCAACGGCGGTGGTGGCTTTCAGCGATGTTGTCGCGGTGGGGTTGTTGCGCTTTCTCGATCAGTCCGCGATCAAGGTGCCGCAGGCAGTGTCGGTCGTGAGTTTTGATGGGACGCCCGTCGGCGCGTTCACCCACACCAGTCTGACCACGGTGGCGACGCCCATGTACGAGATCGGTCAGCGCGCCTTTCAATTGCTGCTCGGGGCGATGGCCGGAGCATTTGCCGCGCCGCAAAGCGTCATCCTGCCGGTGGAATTGAAGCTGCGCGAATCTATTGGAACTGTCCCGCCGGTGCGCTGA
- a CDS encoding TIM barrel protein gives MLSRRTFLAAFPLTLATAPAWPLNKAESSGVKLACQTNAWRIDPQDFSQVLAVLGKLKELGFEGFETGFRNLQGQFNNAAAARQQLAQTGLQFFGAHIFLDQYDAQTHIAPMDLVQKIAGGVSMLGAQRLILSGGGLLKDGKVDAEALKRKAAGLNAAAKYCRSKGLRLAYHNHGPEFMQNGLEIEGLYRLTDPALVDFLLDCGWAARGGMNVPAFFAKHQRRIIGLHLRDFKGDTQVPLGQGDFPLKDLVAVIKRVQWRGWALNEEERLNGEKPGESAVAPARQTLRQVFGK, from the coding sequence ATGCTTTCCCGTCGCACATTTCTGGCTGCCTTCCCGTTGACGCTGGCTACGGCGCCAGCCTGGCCGCTCAACAAAGCCGAAAGCAGCGGCGTCAAGCTGGCCTGCCAGACCAACGCCTGGCGCATTGACCCGCAGGATTTCTCGCAAGTGCTGGCGGTGCTGGGCAAGTTGAAAGAGTTGGGTTTTGAGGGTTTCGAGACCGGCTTCCGCAATTTGCAGGGGCAGTTCAACAACGCGGCGGCGGCGCGCCAACAGCTTGCCCAAACCGGGCTGCAATTTTTTGGCGCGCATATCTTCCTCGATCAGTACGACGCACAAACGCACATTGCGCCGATGGATTTGGTGCAGAAGATTGCTGGCGGTGTTTCAATGCTTGGCGCGCAACGCCTGATCTTGAGCGGCGGCGGCTTGCTCAAGGACGGTAAAGTGGACGCCGAAGCTTTGAAACGAAAAGCGGCGGGTTTGAATGCAGCGGCCAAATACTGCCGCTCGAAAGGGCTGCGGCTGGCCTATCACAACCACGGACCGGAGTTCATGCAAAACGGTTTGGAGATTGAAGGGCTGTATCGCCTGACCGACCCGGCGCTAGTAGATTTTCTGCTGGATTGCGGCTGGGCGGCACGCGGCGGCATGAACGTGCCCGCGTTTTTTGCCAAACATCAGCGCCGCATCATTGGCCTGCATTTGCGCGATTTCAAAGGCGACACACAGGTGCCGCTGGGGCAGGGCGATTTCCCGCTCAAGGATTTGGTTGCCGTCATCAAGCGCGTACAATGGCGCGGCTGGGCGCTCAACGAAGAAGAACGGTTGAACGGCGAGAAGCCCGGCGAAAGCGCCGTGGCGCCTGCGCGGCAGACGCTGCGGCAAGTGTTTGGCAAATGA